The DNA sequence TCGATGACCTCGAACCCCGCTGCGGCAAGCTTGGCTTTTATATCCGGCGGAACGCCGTGGGCACGGATGAGAATTGAACCGGACCCTTTCTCCGGTATTTCATCCAGGGCATAAATGCCCCTTTCTTCAAATATTTTAAGTACTTGCGGGTTATGAATGAGCGGTCCATAGGTACAAACGGGTTGACCTTCCTGGCGGGGCGTATCGAGTACCATCTCCACAGCTCGTCGGACTCCCATACAGAATCCCGCTGTCTTGGCAATGAGAATCTTCACACAAACCCGCCGTGTGGGTGGCTGTTTCGTCCACAGCGCAACAAATCAAAACGCCTTTAAATATACCTTGTGATCGACAAGCGAAAGCGCATGTATCCGGGCTTTTATGAATTTCTGATCCCCAAAAATACTGACCAGTCGGATGCCGTCGTCTTCAGGTTCCACCGTGTCCACAGCTTCCATGATCAAGCTGGGTTCATCCCCTTCTATTAAGTAAGCATTGGCTTCACACATTGTTTCTCCCTCATCGCCTTGTTTTTATATCATCAAATTCTTATCGATCAACGCCTCGATCAGCCTCGGGAGCGGCACATCCTCGATACCGGCAATCTCCACGTTTTCCTGCGTAAGCGGCAGCAGTATCTTTTTGGCAGGACTCCGCGACACCGCCTCGGCCATTGCCGGTGTGACCTCTCC is a window from the Deltaproteobacteria bacterium genome containing:
- a CDS encoding CooT family nickel-binding protein, whose translation is MCEANAYLIEGDEPSLIMEAVDTVEPEDDGIRLVSIFGDQKFIKARIHALSLVDHKVYLKAF